GAATGGACAGGTGGAGCGAGCGCAGCGCACCCACACGGAGGAGTTCTACGAATGCAGCACTGCCGATCCCACCGTTGCCGCCCTGGGGGCCGAGCTACGGGCTTGGGAGAAGGCGTACAACACCATCTGGCCCCACCAGGCCCTGGAC
The DNA window shown above is from Chloroflexota bacterium and carries:
- a CDS encoding integrase core domain-containing protein → NGQVERAQRTHTEEFYECSTADPTVAALGAELRAWEKAYNTIWPHQALDYLTPKEFLDAWNQHHGRKEVVSRR